A single window of Thermomicrobiales bacterium DNA harbors:
- a CDS encoding YbjQ family protein codes for MSQVVRYADVPTPDDLLVVTTDAIEGHPVREYLAIVAGDAIVEIPVQRAHEGTHRHAPSATLLQRRLSEGRSRAISAMVRRAKSLGATAIIAMDVRYTNLSDVGANLIVVAVSGTAVTI; via the coding sequence ATGTCTCAGGTAGTCAGGTACGCTGATGTCCCGACTCCAGATGACCTCCTGGTTGTGACAACGGATGCAATCGAGGGCCACCCGGTCCGCGAGTATCTCGCGATCGTCGCCGGTGACGCCATCGTTGAGATCCCTGTACAGCGCGCTCATGAAGGGACGCATCGGCACGCACCGTCTGCGACGCTCCTGCAGCGACGGCTCAGCGAAGGGCGGTCGCGGGCAATCTCGGCGATGGTGCGTCGTGCGAAGAGTCTCGGAGCAACGGCGATCATCGCGATGGATGTGCGCTATACGAACCTGAGCGATGTCGGCGCAAATCTCATCGTCGTCGCCGTGTCCGGCACCGCCGTAACAATCTGA
- a CDS encoding heavy metal-binding domain-containing protein, whose product MTTTAQHIDGRPVREYIGVVAVDTVVVIPTQNAPAIPARGALRRGHRDVIDDLARLANVRGATAVLDVSVVYIPIGPGRVIVSAVGTAVRL is encoded by the coding sequence ATGACAACAACTGCACAACACATTGATGGGCGACCCGTCCGGGAGTACATCGGCGTCGTCGCTGTAGACACGGTTGTCGTGATCCCGACGCAAAATGCACCAGCGATTCCCGCACGCGGCGCTCTGCGCCGTGGCCATCGGGATGTCATTGACGATCTTGCACGGCTGGCCAACGTTCGCGGGGCCACAGCAGTGCTTGACGTGTCGGTCGTCTATATTCCGATCGGTCCTGGACGGGTGATTGTCAGTGCCGTAGGTACGGCAGTGCGTCTATAG